The following proteins are co-located in the Massilia litorea genome:
- a CDS encoding isocitrate lyase has protein sequence MSQYQNDIQAITSLKQQQGEGWNAINPESAARMRAQNRFQTGLDIARYTAGIMRRDMAAYDADPSQYTQSLGCWHGFIGQQKMISIKKHFNNTDRRYLYLSGWMIAALRSEFGPLPDQSMHEKTAVAALIRELYTFLRQADARELGGLFRQLDAAEGPARAAIQDKIDNFVTHVVPIIADIDAGFGNAEATYLMAKQMIEAGACCIQIENQVSDEKQCGHQDGKVTVPHEDFLAKIRAVRYAFLELGVDDGLIVARTDSLGAGLTKQIAYTREPGDLGDQYNSFLDAEEVSLDALGNGDVIIKRDGKLLRPKRLPSNLFQFREGTGEARCVLDCITSLQNGADLLWIETEKPHIAQIGGMVKEIRKVIPNAKLVYNNSPSFNWTLNFRQQVFDSMKAEGADVSKYERSQLMSAEYDESELAREADERIRTFQADAAREAGIFHHLITLPTYHTAALSTDNLAKEYFGEQGMLGYVAGVQRKEIRQGIACVKHQNMSGSDLGDDHKEYFSGEAALKASGKHNTMNQF, from the coding sequence ATGTCCCAGTACCAGAACGATATCCAGGCCATCACCAGTCTCAAGCAGCAGCAGGGCGAGGGCTGGAACGCCATCAATCCCGAGTCGGCGGCCCGCATGCGCGCGCAGAACCGGTTCCAGACCGGCCTCGATATTGCCCGCTACACGGCGGGCATCATGCGGCGCGACATGGCGGCCTACGATGCCGATCCGTCCCAATACACCCAGTCGCTGGGATGCTGGCACGGCTTCATCGGCCAGCAGAAGATGATCTCCATTAAAAAGCACTTCAACAACACCGACCGCCGCTATCTGTACCTGTCGGGCTGGATGATTGCGGCATTGCGTTCCGAGTTCGGCCCGCTGCCGGACCAGTCGATGCACGAGAAGACCGCGGTCGCCGCGCTGATCCGCGAGCTCTACACCTTCCTGCGCCAGGCCGACGCGCGCGAACTCGGCGGCCTGTTCCGCCAGCTCGATGCCGCCGAAGGACCGGCGCGCGCTGCCATCCAGGACAAGATCGACAATTTCGTCACTCACGTGGTGCCGATCATCGCCGACATCGACGCCGGCTTCGGCAATGCCGAGGCGACCTACCTGATGGCCAAGCAGATGATCGAAGCGGGTGCCTGCTGCATCCAGATCGAGAACCAGGTGTCGGACGAGAAGCAGTGCGGCCACCAGGACGGCAAGGTCACCGTGCCGCATGAAGACTTCCTCGCCAAGATCCGTGCCGTGCGCTACGCCTTCCTGGAACTGGGCGTCGACGACGGCCTGATCGTGGCGCGTACCGATTCGCTGGGCGCCGGTCTCACCAAGCAGATCGCCTACACCCGCGAGCCGGGCGACCTGGGCGACCAGTACAACAGCTTCCTCGATGCCGAAGAGGTCTCGCTCGATGCCCTGGGCAACGGCGACGTGATCATCAAGCGCGACGGCAAGCTGCTGCGTCCCAAGCGCCTGCCGAGCAACCTGTTCCAGTTCCGCGAAGGCACCGGGGAGGCGCGTTGCGTCCTCGACTGCATCACCTCGTTGCAGAACGGCGCCGACCTGTTGTGGATCGAGACCGAGAAGCCGCACATCGCCCAGATCGGCGGCATGGTCAAGGAAATCCGCAAGGTCATCCCGAACGCGAAGCTGGTCTACAACAACAGCCCGTCCTTCAACTGGACGCTGAACTTCCGCCAGCAGGTCTTCGACAGCATGAAGGCCGAGGGCGCGGACGTCTCGAAATACGAGCGCTCGCAGCTGATGAGCGCCGAGTACGACGAGTCGGAACTGGCGCGCGAGGCCGACGAGCGTATCCGCACGTTCCAGGCGGACGCCGCACGCGAAGCGGGCATCTTCCACCACCTGATCACGCTGCCGACCTATCACACCGCCGCGCTGTCGACCGATAACCTGGCCAAGGAATACTTTGGCGAGCAGGGCATGCTGGGCTATGTGGCCGGCGTGCAGCGCAAGGAAATCCGCCAGGGTATCGCCTGCGTCAAGCACCAGAACATGTCGGGCTCCGACCTGGGCGACGACCACAAGGAATACTTCAGCGGCGAGGCAGCGCTGAAGGCGTCCGGCAAACACAACACGATGAACCAGTTCTGA